The following are from one region of the Mesorhizobium sp. B2-8-5 genome:
- a CDS encoding argininosuccinate synthase: MSKIKNVKKVVLAYSGGLDTSIILKWLQTELGAEVVTFTADLGQGGELEPARKKAEMMGIKDIRIVDVREEFVADFVFPMFRANTVYEGTYLLGTSIARPLISKHLVEIAKETGADAIAHGATGKGNDQVRFELSAYALNPDIKVIAPWRDWTFKSRTDLINFAEQHQIPVAKDKRGEAPFSVDANLLHSSSEGKVLEDPWSEPPEFVHQRTVSPMDAPDAVTEIEIEFLKGDPIALNGKKLSPATMLAALNDLGRDNGIGRLDLVENRFVGMKSRGVYETPGGTILVAAHRAIESITLDRGAAHLKDEFMPRYAELIYNGFWFSPERLMLQAMIDKSQEDVEGTVRLKLYKGNVIVTGRKSKKTLYSDALVTFEDDRGAYDQKDAEGFIRLNGLRLRTLAARNRR, translated from the coding sequence ATGTCCAAGATCAAGAACGTCAAGAAAGTCGTGCTCGCCTATTCCGGCGGCCTCGACACCTCCATCATCCTGAAATGGCTGCAGACCGAGCTCGGCGCCGAAGTCGTCACCTTCACCGCCGATCTCGGCCAGGGCGGCGAGCTGGAGCCGGCCCGTAAGAAGGCCGAGATGATGGGCATCAAGGACATCCGCATCGTCGATGTGCGCGAGGAATTCGTCGCCGACTTCGTTTTCCCGATGTTCCGCGCCAATACCGTCTATGAAGGCACCTACCTGCTCGGCACCTCGATCGCCCGGCCGCTGATCTCCAAGCACTTGGTCGAGATCGCGAAAGAGACCGGCGCCGACGCGATCGCCCATGGCGCCACCGGCAAGGGCAACGACCAAGTCCGCTTCGAATTGTCCGCCTATGCGCTCAACCCCGACATCAAGGTCATCGCGCCCTGGCGCGACTGGACGTTCAAGTCGCGCACCGATCTGATCAACTTCGCCGAGCAGCACCAGATCCCGGTCGCGAAGGACAAGCGCGGCGAAGCGCCCTTCTCGGTCGACGCCAATCTTTTGCACTCCTCCTCCGAGGGCAAGGTGCTGGAGGATCCGTGGAGCGAGCCGCCGGAATTCGTGCATCAGCGCACCGTTTCGCCTATGGACGCGCCCGATGCCGTCACCGAGATCGAGATCGAATTCCTCAAGGGCGACCCGATCGCGCTCAACGGCAAGAAACTGTCGCCGGCCACCATGCTGGCCGCGCTCAACGACCTCGGCCGCGACAACGGCATCGGCCGCCTCGATCTGGTCGAGAACCGCTTCGTCGGCATGAAGTCGCGCGGCGTCTACGAGACGCCCGGCGGCACCATCCTGGTCGCCGCCCATCGCGCCATCGAATCGATCACGCTCGACCGCGGCGCCGCCCACCTCAAGGACGAGTTCATGCCGCGCTACGCCGAGCTCATCTATAACGGCTTCTGGTTTTCGCCCGAGCGCCTCATGCTGCAGGCGATGATCGACAAGAGCCAGGAAGACGTCGAAGGCACGGTGCGGCTGAAGCTCTACAAGGGCAATGTCATCGTCACCGGCCGCAAGTCGAAGAAGACGCTTTATTCCGATGCGCTGGTCACCTTCGAGGACGACCGCGGCGCCTACGACCAGAAGGACGCTGAGGGATTCATTCGCCTTAATGGCCTGCGGCTGCGGACGCTGGCGGCAAGGAACCGTCGCTGA
- a CDS encoding DUF4336 domain-containing protein, whose amino-acid sequence MPQESPADRSALDLYEPIDVLKPVAPDLWIVDGPRIGFGVGPFEFPFTTRMTVVRLRSGDLILHSPVALAPALRSAVELLGPVRFLVAPNSLHYWWLPDWKVAMPRAEVLAVRGLRERAKRPIAVDRLLVGRASPWPAEIDLLVVRGDVLTEAVLFHRASQTLILTDLIENFEPGRIHSWFLRLLVRLAGAIDPDGKAPIDMRLSFFRRRRALRAAVHQMLAWQPERVIIAHGRWYDKDGAAELRRAFRWVL is encoded by the coding sequence ATGCCCCAGGAATCGCCCGCCGACAGGTCCGCTCTCGATCTCTATGAGCCGATCGATGTCCTGAAACCCGTCGCTCCCGATCTGTGGATCGTGGATGGACCACGGATCGGCTTCGGCGTCGGACCGTTTGAATTTCCTTTCACCACCCGCATGACGGTCGTGCGGCTTCGCAGTGGCGACCTGATCCTGCATTCGCCCGTCGCGCTTGCGCCCGCGCTCCGGTCCGCAGTCGAGCTTCTGGGGCCGGTCCGCTTCCTGGTCGCGCCGAACTCCCTTCACTACTGGTGGCTGCCCGATTGGAAGGTCGCCATGCCTAGGGCGGAGGTTTTGGCCGTGCGCGGCCTGCGGGAACGGGCAAAGCGTCCTATCGCCGTGGACCGGCTGCTGGTGGGGCGCGCCTCGCCCTGGCCCGCTGAGATCGACCTTTTGGTCGTGCGCGGCGACGTCCTCACCGAGGCCGTGCTGTTCCATCGCGCATCGCAAACGCTGATCCTCACCGACCTGATAGAGAACTTCGAGCCAGGCCGGATTCATAGCTGGTTTCTGCGATTGCTCGTCAGGCTCGCCGGCGCGATCGATCCGGACGGCAAGGCGCCGATCGACATGCGGCTGAGCTTCTTTCGCCGTCGTCGGGCCTTGCGGGCGGCGGTTCACCAGATGCTCGCTTGGCAGCCGGAGCGCGTCATAATCGCGCATGGCCGATGGTATGACAAAGACGGCGCCGCCGAACTCAGGCGCGCGTTCCGTTGGGTTTTGTGA
- the rlmN gene encoding 23S rRNA (adenine(2503)-C(2))-methyltransferase RlmN, translating to MTVSLDLTAEGARDALRRATPAEKPSLIGLTRAELGEALINAGIVPERHAKMRAQQLWHWMYVRGVSDFAHMFNISKDLRAELDKHFTVARPEIVEEQISSDGTRKWLFRFPPRGAGRPVEIETVYIPEEGRGTLCISSQVGCTLTCSFCHTGTQKLVRNLTAEEILAQLLTARDRLGDFPNRDTPDGAIVPAEGRKVSNIVMMGMGEPLYNFEAVKKALLIASDGDGLSLSKRRITLSTSGVVPEIARTGEEIGVMLAISLHATNDDLRDLLVPINKKFPLKDLIAACKAYPGLSNAKRITFEYVMLKDVNDSLDDAKALIKLLRGIPAKINLIPFNPWPGTNYQCSDWETIEKFADYINNAGYASPIRTPRGRDILAACGQLKSESERMRKVDRLALKAMMIAGHGEA from the coding sequence ATGACCGTTTCGCTTGATCTTACCGCCGAAGGCGCTCGTGACGCCTTGCGCCGCGCAACACCGGCCGAGAAGCCGTCGCTGATCGGCCTGACCCGCGCCGAGCTCGGTGAAGCTCTCATCAATGCCGGCATCGTGCCGGAGCGTCATGCCAAGATGCGCGCCCAGCAGCTCTGGCACTGGATGTATGTGCGCGGCGTTTCCGACTTCGCGCATATGTTCAACATCTCCAAGGACCTGCGCGCCGAGCTCGACAAGCATTTCACCGTCGCGCGGCCGGAAATCGTCGAGGAGCAGATCTCTTCCGACGGCACGCGCAAATGGCTGTTCCGCTTTCCGCCGCGCGGCGCCGGGCGTCCCGTCGAGATCGAGACCGTCTACATTCCCGAGGAAGGCCGCGGCACGCTCTGCATTTCCTCGCAGGTCGGCTGCACGCTCACCTGCTCCTTCTGCCACACCGGCACGCAGAAGCTGGTGCGCAACCTCACCGCCGAGGAGATCCTGGCGCAGCTGCTCACCGCGCGCGACCGGCTCGGCGACTTCCCCAATCGCGACACGCCCGACGGCGCCATCGTGCCGGCCGAGGGCCGCAAGGTTTCCAACATCGTCATGATGGGCATGGGCGAGCCGCTCTATAATTTCGAGGCGGTGAAGAAGGCGCTGCTGATCGCGTCCGACGGCGACGGGCTTTCCTTGTCAAAAAGACGCATCACCCTGTCGACCTCGGGCGTGGTGCCGGAGATCGCCCGCACCGGCGAGGAGATCGGCGTCATGTTGGCGATCTCGCTGCACGCCACCAATGACGACCTGCGCGACCTGCTCGTGCCGATCAACAAGAAGTTCCCGCTGAAAGACCTGATCGCCGCCTGCAAGGCCTATCCGGGCCTTTCCAACGCCAAGCGCATCACCTTCGAATATGTGATGCTGAAGGACGTCAACGATTCCCTCGACGACGCCAAGGCGCTGATCAAGCTGCTCAGGGGCATTCCGGCCAAGATCAACCTGATCCCCTTCAACCCCTGGCCCGGCACCAACTATCAGTGCTCGGACTGGGAGACGATCGAGAAGTTTGCCGACTACATCAACAATGCCGGCTACGCCTCGCCGATCCGCACCCCGCGCGGCCGCGACATCCTCGCCGCCTGCGGCCAGCTCAAGTCGGAATCCGAGCGCATGCGCAAGGTCGACCGTCTGGCGCTCAAAGCCATGATGATCGCGGGACACGGCGAGGCGTGA
- a CDS encoding DHA2 family efflux MFS transporter permease subunit produces the protein MEQHLFATERDPRLKLIIAAIVAIAFLMEQLDSTILTTAIPAIAQSLDTTPVRLNLAITTYILTLAVFIPVSGWFADRFGARKIFALALFTFTLGSILCGVADSVGMLLAMRALQGLGGAMMTPVGRLILLRSFPRSGLITAMTYMTLPAIVGPVIGPLLGGLLTTYASWRWIFYVNVPFGLIGIFAALRFVDDFHGEEAQPFDFAGFLMVGAGAALLQFGLENIGRPIISSLATMLVLAASVLLLLAFGRYARRVAAPAIDLTLFRFRSFWVGTLAGGLCRIGLNGAPFLLPLMLQVGFGMSPVTSGSLTFVGSFGALLMRPLLSFFLRRFGFKAVLSGSAVVGSVAVAGFALLDADTPHWLIGLYVFFFGIVRSAQFMSSNTLSYADLPGEKLSRATSLGGVLQQLSVSLGVSIAAMVLGLVSGQAHAPTADQFHWAFLLTAVIPLLSIPGFFFLHPEDGQQVSGHRRKAEADA, from the coding sequence TTGGAACAGCATCTCTTTGCGACCGAGCGCGACCCGCGTCTCAAGCTGATCATCGCGGCAATCGTCGCCATCGCCTTCCTGATGGAGCAGCTTGATTCCACCATTCTCACCACCGCTATCCCGGCCATCGCGCAGAGCCTCGACACCACCCCGGTCCGGCTCAACCTGGCGATCACCACCTACATCCTGACGCTCGCGGTGTTCATCCCGGTCAGCGGCTGGTTCGCCGACCGGTTCGGCGCCCGCAAGATCTTCGCCCTGGCGCTCTTCACCTTCACCCTCGGTTCGATCCTGTGCGGCGTGGCCGACAGCGTCGGCATGCTCCTGGCCATGCGCGCGCTGCAGGGGCTGGGCGGCGCCATGATGACGCCGGTCGGGCGGCTGATCCTGTTGCGCTCCTTTCCGCGCAGCGGGCTGATCACCGCCATGACCTACATGACCTTGCCGGCGATCGTCGGTCCCGTCATCGGGCCGCTGCTCGGCGGCTTGCTGACCACCTATGCGTCCTGGCGCTGGATCTTCTACGTCAACGTGCCATTCGGCCTCATCGGCATCTTCGCCGCCTTGCGCTTCGTCGACGATTTCCACGGCGAGGAGGCGCAGCCTTTCGACTTCGCCGGCTTCCTCATGGTGGGGGCCGGCGCCGCGCTGCTGCAGTTCGGCCTGGAGAATATCGGCAGGCCGATCATTTCCTCGCTGGCGACCATGCTGGTGCTGGCCGCGTCGGTCCTGCTGCTGCTCGCCTTCGGCCGCTATGCCCGCCGCGTCGCGGCGCCCGCGATCGATCTCACGCTGTTTCGCTTCCGCTCCTTCTGGGTCGGCACGCTGGCCGGGGGGCTGTGCCGCATCGGCCTCAACGGCGCGCCGTTCCTTTTGCCGCTGATGCTGCAGGTCGGCTTCGGCATGAGCCCGGTCACGTCCGGCTCGCTGACCTTCGTCGGCAGCTTCGGCGCGCTTCTAATGCGGCCGCTGCTGTCGTTCTTCCTGCGGCGCTTCGGCTTCAAGGCCGTGCTGAGCGGCAGCGCGGTGGTCGGCTCTGTTGCCGTGGCGGGCTTTGCCCTGCTCGATGCCGACACCCCGCATTGGCTGATCGGCCTCTATGTCTTTTTCTTCGGCATCGTGCGTTCGGCGCAGTTCATGTCGTCCAACACGCTGTCCTATGCCGACCTGCCAGGCGAGAAGCTCAGCCGCGCCACCAGCCTCGGCGGCGTCCTGCAGCAGCTCAGCGTTTCGCTCGGCGTCTCGATCGCCGCCATGGTGCTCGGCCTCGTCTCCGGCCAGGCGCATGCGCCGACGGCGGACCAGTTCCATTGGGCGTTCCTGCTGACGGCGGTGATCCCGCTGCTTTCCATACCGGGGTTCTTCTTCCTGCATCCGGAAGACGGCCAGCAGGTCAGCGGCCATCGCCGCAAGGCGGAAGCCGACGCCTGA
- a CDS encoding GIY-YIG nuclease family protein, translated as MTGYVYMTASQKGGTIYIGVTNDLARRMPEHKTGQGSTFTSRYSVQRLVWYEEHFDITDAIQRETSLKRWPRQWKVDLIEKTNPEWFELFRGIGW; from the coding sequence ATGACAGGCTACGTCTACATGACCGCAAGCCAGAAAGGCGGCACGATCTATATTGGTGTCACCAACGACCTTGCTCGTCGGATGCCCGAGCACAAGACCGGCCAGGGCTCCACCTTCACCAGCCGTTACAGCGTGCAGCGTCTGGTCTGGTACGAGGAGCATTTCGACATCACCGACGCCATCCAGCGTGAGACCTCATTGAAGCGCTGGCCACGCCAATGGAAGGTCGACTTGATCGAGAAGACCAATCCGGAATGGTTCGAGTTGTTTCGCGGAATTGGCTGGTGA
- a CDS encoding chloride channel protein — MAGISRKNRMLRRSQAMWVSRRVWQPRLVFWAGAISIGLISVLFALLADRAQTLFHLMTGNDGGWRLYLPLVVTPLGFVLCAWLAHSFFPGSQGSGIPQAIAARHLRDEDDRSHILSLRLAAGKIALTIVGLACGASIGREGPTVQVGASLMLQAARWGGMAQARGLILAGSAAGIAAAFNTPLAGIVFAIEEMGRAYESRTNGLVLTAVILAGLASLGLIGNYTYFGVAKDTVAFAADWPLVLACGIIGGGVGALFSLSALKVMRRIRRWNALQPLPRTLVVAAVCGLAVAAIGITSGGLTFGTGYTQARGAIEGTPLPAFFFVEKFAAGLLSMVSGIPGGIFAPSLAVGAGLGSTLGLVFGAATGTAALLGMAGYFAGVVQAPMTAFVIILEMTGNHDNVIALMCAAVLGYGTARLISHEPLYHALSRVFIAEAIRRRRAETSEAVKA; from the coding sequence ATGGCCGGCATATCCCGAAAGAATCGTATGCTGCGGCGCTCACAGGCGATGTGGGTGTCGCGGCGCGTCTGGCAGCCGCGTCTGGTCTTCTGGGCCGGCGCCATCTCGATCGGCCTGATCAGCGTCCTGTTCGCATTGCTCGCCGACCGCGCGCAAACCCTGTTCCATCTCATGACGGGCAATGACGGCGGCTGGCGCCTCTATCTGCCGCTGGTCGTGACGCCGCTCGGTTTCGTCCTTTGCGCCTGGCTGGCGCATTCCTTCTTCCCGGGGTCGCAAGGCAGCGGCATTCCGCAGGCGATCGCGGCACGGCATCTGCGCGACGAGGACGACCGCAGCCACATCCTGTCGCTGCGTTTGGCGGCGGGCAAGATCGCGCTCACCATCGTCGGCCTCGCCTGCGGCGCCTCGATCGGCCGCGAAGGCCCGACGGTGCAAGTCGGCGCTTCGCTGATGCTGCAGGCGGCGCGCTGGGGCGGCATGGCGCAGGCGCGCGGCCTGATCCTTGCCGGTTCGGCCGCCGGCATCGCGGCGGCCTTCAACACGCCGCTCGCCGGCATCGTCTTCGCCATCGAGGAGATGGGCCGGGCCTATGAATCGCGCACCAACGGGCTGGTGCTGACGGCGGTTATCCTAGCCGGCCTTGCCTCGCTCGGGCTCATCGGCAACTACACCTATTTCGGCGTCGCCAAGGACACGGTCGCCTTCGCCGCCGACTGGCCGCTGGTGCTGGCCTGCGGCATCATCGGCGGCGGTGTCGGCGCGCTGTTCTCGCTCTCGGCGCTGAAGGTCATGCGCCGCATCCGGCGCTGGAACGCGCTGCAGCCGCTGCCGCGCACGCTGGTCGTGGCGGCTGTCTGCGGCCTGGCCGTGGCCGCGATCGGCATCACCTCGGGCGGTTTGACCTTCGGCACCGGCTACACGCAGGCGCGCGGCGCGATCGAAGGCACGCCGCTGCCGGCCTTCTTCTTCGTCGAGAAATTCGCGGCCGGCCTGCTGTCGATGGTGTCGGGGATACCGGGCGGCATCTTCGCGCCGTCGCTGGCGGTGGGCGCCGGGCTGGGCAGCACGCTCGGCCTCGTCTTCGGCGCGGCCACGGGAACCGCGGCGCTGCTCGGCATGGCCGGCTATTTCGCCGGCGTCGTGCAGGCACCGATGACGGCCTTCGTCATCATCCTCGAAATGACCGGCAACCACGACAATGTGATCGCGCTGATGTGCGCTGCGGTGCTGGGCTACGGCACGGCGCGGCTGATCTCGCACGAGCCGCTCTATCACGCGCTGTCGCGCGTCTTCATCGCCGAGGCGATCCGGCGTCGCAGGGCGGAGACGAGCGAAGCAGTCAAGGCGTAG
- a CDS encoding lytic transglycosylase domain-containing protein, with protein sequence MAFFAKGRIFVAAAAVVAMFGLATGAEAAASCGKNGAGFDAWKQDFAAEAKANGVGQRGLSALAGATYATRTISADRAIHKAFSGSVEAFMKRRGASAIISRGRALKKANAAMFANIERTYGVPPGVLLAIWGMETGFGASMGNQNTVSAILTLAYDCRRPDYFTPHAIAALKLVDRGALSAASVGAMHGEIGHTQFLPGNVLKYGVGSGNLRDRNTALASTANYLKGHGWHAGASYEANMGAIAGWNSASVYQQAIARIAEAIDAD encoded by the coding sequence ATGGCATTTTTTGCCAAGGGAAGGATTTTCGTGGCCGCCGCGGCGGTGGTGGCGATGTTTGGGCTGGCGACAGGCGCCGAGGCCGCGGCCAGCTGCGGCAAGAACGGCGCCGGCTTCGACGCCTGGAAGCAGGACTTTGCCGCCGAGGCCAAGGCCAACGGCGTCGGCCAAAGGGGCCTTTCGGCGCTGGCCGGGGCGACCTACGCGACAAGGACGATTTCGGCCGACCGCGCCATCCACAAGGCTTTCAGCGGCTCCGTTGAGGCGTTCATGAAACGTCGCGGCGCTTCCGCCATCATCTCGAGAGGCCGTGCGCTGAAGAAGGCGAACGCGGCGATGTTCGCCAATATCGAGCGGACCTATGGCGTGCCGCCGGGCGTGCTGCTGGCCATCTGGGGCATGGAGACCGGCTTCGGCGCCTCGATGGGCAACCAGAACACGGTGTCGGCCATCCTGACGCTCGCCTATGACTGCCGCCGCCCGGACTATTTCACGCCGCACGCCATTGCGGCGCTCAAGCTGGTCGATCGCGGCGCGCTCAGCGCCGCCTCGGTGGGCGCCATGCATGGCGAGATCGGCCACACCCAGTTCCTGCCCGGAAACGTGCTGAAATACGGCGTCGGCAGCGGCAACCTGCGCGACCGCAACACGGCGCTGGCTTCCACCGCCAACTACCTCAAGGGCCATGGCTGGCACGCCGGCGCGAGCTATGAGGCCAATATGGGCGCAATCGCCGGCTGGAATTCGGCCAGCGTCTACCAGCAGGCCATCGCCCGCATCGCCGAGGCGATCGACGCGGATTGA
- a CDS encoding DUF1236 domain-containing protein: protein MTRVLFPALAGALLTISGAAFADTPVQAVTDLNVRAGPGPQYPVIGVLAAGQSATLNGCIEGSKWCTIAEADGKGWVYSDYVTGDFGGSRVVVTRRPANAEIAVVAPPTDNIYTTDTYTGAIVSNDDAIESIGRPPAEVGTYVATHRVDPVYLDGEVVTGATLPDTVELREIPDYRYRYVYVNNQPALVDPGTRRIVYVMR, encoded by the coding sequence ATGACACGCGTGTTGTTTCCGGCTCTGGCCGGTGCGCTGCTCACAATCTCGGGCGCAGCTTTCGCCGACACTCCCGTACAGGCGGTGACCGACTTGAACGTTCGCGCTGGCCCCGGGCCGCAATATCCGGTTATCGGCGTGCTGGCGGCAGGGCAGTCGGCCACGCTTAACGGCTGCATCGAAGGCAGCAAATGGTGCACGATCGCCGAAGCCGACGGCAAGGGCTGGGTCTATTCCGACTATGTGACGGGCGATTTCGGCGGCAGCCGCGTCGTCGTGACCCGCCGCCCGGCCAATGCCGAGATCGCCGTCGTCGCCCCGCCGACCGACAACATCTACACGACCGATACCTACACCGGCGCCATCGTTTCCAACGACGACGCCATCGAGTCGATCGGCAGGCCGCCGGCCGAGGTCGGCACCTATGTCGCCACGCACCGGGTCGACCCGGTCTATCTCGACGGCGAGGTGGTGACCGGCGCCACACTGCCCGACACGGTCGAGCTGCGCGAGATCCCCGATTACCGGTATCGCTACGTCTATGTGAACAACCAGCCGGCGCTGGTCGACCCTGGCACGCGGCGCATCGTCTATGTGATGCGTTGA
- a CDS encoding putative zinc-binding metallopeptidase → MKLFDCPNCGHRLYFENAQCLNCSSLVLYDPYEARFLLAGASGIAACGNADECACNWRAEAGRTFCRACALNQVIPDLSIDGNRRRWIRIEAAKKRAVYSLLAFGLPVVPKAGPDDEVGLAFDLLADPIGAGPGGERILTGHDNGLVTLNVAEADSVERERRRVEMGENYRTLLGHFRHELGHYYWDRLIRGDPARLSAFRSLFGDEQADYEQALKAYYANGAPPDWQQRHISAYAASHPWEDWAETWAHHLHIADTLEMVHALNFPLGRLETVDADAIPRGDTGGRLHPAPADPDLDPEPFERILARWLVLSEASNSINRCMGLPDLYPFVISEVAAGKLAFVHELLTGAPKKAWNNS, encoded by the coding sequence ATGAAGCTGTTCGACTGTCCAAACTGCGGCCACCGCCTTTATTTCGAGAACGCCCAGTGTCTGAACTGTTCCAGCCTGGTGCTCTACGACCCGTACGAAGCACGTTTCCTGCTGGCGGGTGCGAGCGGCATTGCCGCATGCGGCAATGCCGATGAATGCGCCTGCAACTGGCGGGCCGAGGCTGGCCGGACTTTCTGCCGCGCCTGCGCCCTCAACCAGGTCATTCCCGACCTTTCCATCGACGGCAACCGTCGGCGCTGGATCCGGATCGAAGCAGCGAAGAAGCGGGCCGTCTATTCACTGCTCGCCTTTGGCCTGCCGGTCGTTCCCAAGGCCGGCCCGGACGACGAGGTTGGGCTTGCCTTCGACCTCCTCGCCGACCCGATCGGCGCCGGTCCGGGCGGAGAGCGCATCCTGACCGGCCATGACAACGGCTTGGTCACGCTCAACGTTGCCGAGGCCGATTCCGTCGAGCGCGAGCGACGACGCGTCGAAATGGGCGAGAATTACCGCACCCTGCTCGGCCATTTCCGCCACGAGCTTGGCCACTATTATTGGGACCGGCTGATCCGTGGCGATCCCGCGCGACTTTCGGCCTTTCGCTCGCTTTTCGGCGACGAGCAGGCCGATTATGAGCAGGCCCTGAAGGCATACTACGCCAATGGCGCGCCGCCGGACTGGCAGCAACGCCACATCTCCGCCTATGCCGCATCCCATCCCTGGGAGGACTGGGCCGAGACCTGGGCGCATCATCTCCACATCGCCGACACGCTGGAAATGGTCCATGCGCTGAATTTTCCGCTGGGCCGGCTGGAGACCGTGGATGCCGACGCCATCCCGCGCGGCGACACTGGTGGCCGTCTGCACCCGGCGCCCGCCGATCCCGACCTGGATCCGGAGCCATTTGAAAGGATCCTGGCCCGCTGGCTGGTATTGTCGGAGGCATCCAACTCGATCAACCGCTGCATGGGTCTGCCGGATCTGTACCCCTTCGTGATTTCCGAGGTGGCGGCGGGCAAACTCGCATTCGTGCACGAGCTTTTGACAGGCGCGCCGAAAAAGGCCTGGAACAATTCGTGA
- a CDS encoding LysE family translocator: MSFIPDTSTLIQFAIATVILAITPGPDMTLFVSRTLSQGRATGFASMAGALTGTLIHTTLVVVGISALIVASPMAFFVLKIFGAGYLVFLAWQAVTKGSAFSPEKRTGPQVSLFRSWAAGLGVNLLNPKIILFFMTFLPQFVSAHDPNASGKLFFLGMMFIVLSIPVTVPMVLAAEKFSAAMKASPRVTRVVDYLFAGVFSAFALKILTAQAK; encoded by the coding sequence ATGTCCTTTATTCCCGACACTTCGACGCTCATCCAGTTCGCCATCGCCACCGTCATCCTGGCGATCACGCCGGGGCCGGACATGACGCTGTTCGTCTCGCGCACGCTGAGCCAGGGCCGCGCCACCGGCTTTGCCTCGATGGCGGGTGCGCTCACCGGGACGCTGATCCACACCACGCTGGTGGTGGTCGGCATCTCGGCGCTGATCGTCGCCTCGCCGATGGCCTTCTTCGTCCTGAAGATTTTTGGCGCCGGCTATCTGGTGTTCCTGGCCTGGCAGGCAGTGACGAAGGGCTCGGCCTTCTCGCCGGAGAAGAGGACCGGACCGCAAGTCTCCCTGTTCCGCAGTTGGGCGGCCGGGCTGGGCGTCAACCTGCTCAACCCCAAGATCATCCTGTTCTTCATGACCTTCCTCCCGCAATTCGTCTCCGCGCACGATCCGAACGCGTCCGGAAAGCTGTTCTTCCTCGGCATGATGTTCATCGTGCTGTCGATCCCGGTGACGGTGCCGATGGTGCTGGCGGCGGAAAAGTTCTCGGCGGCGATGAAGGCAAGCCCGCGCGTCACCCGCGTGGTCGACTATCTGTTCGCCGGCGTGTTCTCCGCCTTCGCGCTCAAGATACTGACCGCACAGGCGAAGTAG
- a CDS encoding flavin monoamine oxidase family protein: MKDVDVVIIGAGSAGLAAAKTLRAAGLSFILLEAMDRIGGRAWTSDRHFGVPFDIGCAWLHAADRNPYFPDAQAAGWTLHHHDMNVDHLYYRKRKAGEEEEAEMKAADAKLFELLANHQVEEGDDDRLSALLAKGQAPRAAATFAGPMDFGADEDEISIRDFQAAADLDPNYFSKEGFGALVARFGFDVPVELSTPVRKILWDVPGVACVTDRGTVRAKAVIVTASPAVLAFEEIEFSPALPDAHFGAFFDLPMGMLTKLPVEIKGTRLGLEPFDDLLIERMARHDIYFLCFPFDLDLMVGFVGGDFAWEMSAAGEAAGVDFVVDRLCGIFGGDVRKHVGRAMMTNWGAERFVRGAYAAARPGRSEARATLLQPLAEKIFFAGEHVAGPLIQTCGGARLSGESVARQVIAQLATK; the protein is encoded by the coding sequence ATGAAAGACGTTGACGTCGTGATCATTGGCGCCGGTTCCGCGGGGCTTGCCGCGGCCAAGACGCTTCGAGCGGCCGGGCTTTCCTTCATTCTTCTCGAGGCGATGGATCGCATCGGCGGCCGCGCCTGGACCAGCGACCGCCATTTCGGCGTGCCCTTCGACATTGGCTGCGCCTGGCTGCACGCGGCAGACCGCAATCCTTATTTTCCGGACGCCCAGGCGGCCGGCTGGACGCTGCATCACCACGACATGAATGTCGACCACCTCTATTACCGCAAGCGCAAGGCGGGCGAGGAGGAAGAGGCCGAGATGAAGGCGGCCGATGCCAAGCTGTTCGAATTGCTCGCCAATCACCAGGTCGAGGAAGGCGACGACGACCGGCTGTCGGCGCTGCTCGCCAAGGGCCAGGCGCCGCGCGCGGCCGCCACCTTCGCCGGCCCGATGGATTTCGGCGCCGACGAGGACGAGATCTCGATCCGTGACTTCCAGGCGGCGGCCGACCTCGACCCCAATTATTTCAGCAAGGAAGGGTTCGGCGCGCTGGTCGCGCGCTTCGGCTTCGATGTGCCGGTCGAGCTGTCGACGCCGGTGCGCAAGATCCTCTGGGATGTACCGGGCGTCGCCTGCGTCACCGACCGCGGCACGGTGCGCGCGAAGGCGGTGATCGTCACCGCCTCGCCGGCCGTGCTCGCCTTCGAGGAGATCGAGTTCTCGCCGGCGCTGCCCGACGCGCATTTCGGCGCCTTCTTCGACCTGCCCATGGGCATGCTGACCAAGCTGCCGGTGGAGATCAAGGGCACGCGGCTCGGCCTTGAACCTTTCGACGACCTTCTGATCGAACGCATGGCCAGGCACGACATCTATTTCCTCTGCTTCCCCTTCGACCTCGACCTGATGGTCGGCTTCGTCGGCGGCGACTTCGCTTGGGAGATGTCGGCCGCCGGCGAGGCGGCCGGGGTCGATTTCGTCGTCGACCGCCTGTGCGGCATCTTCGGCGGCGACGTGAGGAAGCATGTCGGCCGCGCCATGATGACAAACTGGGGCGCGGAGCGCTTTGTGCGCGGCGCCTATGCCGCGGCGCGCCCTGGCCGTTCGGAGGCGCGCGCGACGCTGCTGCAGCCGCTAGCGGAAAAGATCTTCTTCGCCGGCGAGCATGTCGCCGGCCCGCTGATCCAGACCTGCGGCGGCGCCAGGCTTTCGGGCGAAAGCGTGGCCCGGCAGGTCATTGCCCAGCTCGCTACGAAATAG